A genomic window from Lotus japonicus ecotype B-129 chromosome 1, LjGifu_v1.2 includes:
- the LOC130734363 gene encoding WAT1-related protein At1g21890-like isoform X2 produces the protein MGVTTCCDKVHSWFRDSKALLIIISLQFGSAGMYVITKDALNKGMSHYVFVVYRNIIATIVLGPFAFFLERKTRPKMTIRIFSEIMAVAFVEIILDQCFTFLGMKMTSASFASAVMNSVPSITFVLAIIFREIST, from the exons ATGGGTGTGACAACGTGTTGTGACAAGGTGCATTCATGGTTCCGCGATTCAAAAGCGCTTTTGATAATCATAAGCCTGCAATTTGGCTCTGCTGGGATGTATGTTATCACCAAGGATGCTCTTAACAAAGGAATGAGTCATTATGTGTTTGTTGTTTACCGTAATATCATCGCCACTATAGTTCTTGGTCCCTTCGCATTTTTTCTTGAAAG GAAAACAAGGCCCAAGATGACAATTCGGATATTTTCAGAAATTATGGCTGTGGCTTTTGTCGA GATAATACTTGATCAGTGCTTCACCTTCCTTGGGATGAAGATGACATCAGCCTCTTTTGCATCAGCCGTGATGAATTCCGTACCATCCATCACCTTTGTACTCGCAATCATTTTTCG